ACCCGGGTGCCCCATATCTGCGAAGCAGATGTGGGAGTATCGAGCGAAGCTCGATCCGTTCGTTCTTCCAAGAAGTTGATGTTCTCCGAACTCGACGCGTCAGCCGGCGTTATCTCGTCCCCTAAATTGGCTCCGGAATTGCTATACAACTCAGCGATGCCCGCCGTTGCTCAGCTTCGCTGGCCCATGCCATCGCCGCCTGCATGGGAAAATGACACTATGGCCCAGCTTCCATCTGCGCTGCGATCGTCGCATGCCAAGGCGGTGCTTGTCGGTACCCTCGTGGTGTTGTTGGCCATCTTTACCTGGGCTGTTCCGCCACGCTATGTGGTGTTGCACAACATCCTGCACCATCTCAACATCCTGCCTTTTATGCTCGCCGGGCTCTTCTTCGGCTGGCGTGGCGCGGCACGGACTGTCCTGTTTGCGGCTCTTCTGTTCCTTCCTTTGATCTACCGTCATTGGTTCCGCGCCCCGCTTGACGCGCAGGATCAGGTCGTCGAGCTCAGCACCTTCGGCGCTGCCGGTATCATTGCCGGCCTGCTTGCGGACCGCGAGCGCATGCAGCGCCGCCGGGTCGAGACCACCAAGCGGGAGCTGGAGCACGTCTACACCGAACTGCGTCAGAATATCGATCAGCTTCGTAAATCAGAGCGTCTCAGCGCGGCCGGCCAACTCTCCGCCAGTCTCGCGCATGAGATCCGCAATCCCCTGGCCAGCATCAGCGGCGCCGCCGGTATCCTGGCCCGCGGACAGGCATCCGCAGAGGCTCGCGCTGAGTGTCTGGAGATTCTTACCAAGGAGTCTCAGCGCCTCAATAAGCTCCTCACGAACTTCCTCGACTTTGCCCGGCCTCGACTTCCACGCATGCAATGGATGGAGCCTGCCGAGATGGTCTCCTCCGTCGCCGCTCTCGCCCAGCACGCAGCCAGCCGTCAGAACGTGACTTTGGAGGTCCTCCATGACACGGAACTGCCGCCGGTCGAATGCGATCCGGAGCAGATCAAACAGCTTCTGCTGAACCTTGTTCTGAATGCTATCCAGGCAACCGAGGGCGAAGGAATGGTTACCCTCAACAGCTTTGTGCACGGTGGCAACCTCTGCATTGAGGTGCGCGATCAGGGGAAAGGTATAAGTCCCGAAGTTCGCGCTCGCATCTTCGAGCCCTTCTTCACAACCCGCGAAAATGGCACCGGACTCGGTCTTGCAATCGCCGCCAATATTGCCGGCCAGCACGGTGGAACGCTCACCTGCGCGCCGAATGTTGGCCACGGCGCTATCTTCCGTGTCGAGCTTCCCACCGCATCCGCGCCGTTACATCGGCCCGTGGAGGTGGCGTGAGCAATCACGTTCTTGTTGTCGATGACGACGTCAGTCTCCGGCGAGTCATGAAGCTGCAGCTTGAGGAAGCGGGCTACCAGGTCTCCGTCGCTTCCGATGGTGAAGAGGCGTGGCGCATGCTCCGCGAGTCCGAGCCTCAGCTGGTCATCACTGATCTGCGCATGCCTACAACGGGACTGGAATTGCTCTCGCGCATTACTCAGGCAGGTCTTCGTACGACGGTTATTGTTGTCACGGCCTTCGGCACGGTCGAGACTGCCGTCGAGGCGATGAAGCTTGGCGCTTATGATTACGTCACCAAGCCTCTCGACTTTGACGCGCTTGTCCTTGTTGTGCATCGCGCGATGGAACGTCAGAACCTCATCGAAGAGGTCCAGACTCTGCGTTCCGCGCTCGATCAGCGCTATGGCTTCGAAGCGATCGTCGGTCACTCCAAGGGACTTCTACGAGTTCTCGATCAGGCGGCACGTGTCGCTCAGCGTGACGCAACGGTGCTCATCCAGGGAGAGACCGGCACTGGCAAGGAGCTTGTCGCGCGCGCCATCCATCACAACAGCCGACGTGGCAAACGCCCGTTTACCGCCATCAACTGCGGCGCCATCCCTCGTGACCTCGTCGAAAGTGAACTCTTCGGCTACACCAAAGGCGCGTTCACCGGAGCTGTTGCGAACAAAGAAGGCCGGATCGAGTCCACCAACGGTGGCACGCTCTTTCTCGACGAAGTCGGAGAGCTTCCACTTGAAGCTCAGGTCAAGCTGCTGCGAGTCCTGCAGGAAGGAGAGCTTGCCAAGCTCGGCGCCACCGATCCCATCAAGGTAGATGTTCGCGTCATTGCAGCCACCCATCGTGACCTCTCCGCGATGGTCGAGGATGGAACCTTTCGTGAAGACCTCTACTATCGCCTTGCCGTCGTTCCGCTCCGTATTCCGCCATTGCGTGAGCGGAGGGAAGATTTACCGGAACTGATCGAGGTGCTCTTTGAGCGCGCTCGCAAG
This genomic window from Terriglobus albidus contains:
- a CDS encoding two-component system sensor histidine kinase NtrB, producing MFSELDASAGVISSPKLAPELLYNSAMPAVAQLRWPMPSPPAWENDTMAQLPSALRSSHAKAVLVGTLVVLLAIFTWAVPPRYVVLHNILHHLNILPFMLAGLFFGWRGAARTVLFAALLFLPLIYRHWFRAPLDAQDQVVELSTFGAAGIIAGLLADRERMQRRRVETTKRELEHVYTELRQNIDQLRKSERLSAAGQLSASLAHEIRNPLASISGAAGILARGQASAEARAECLEILTKESQRLNKLLTNFLDFARPRLPRMQWMEPAEMVSSVAALAQHAASRQNVTLEVLHDTELPPVECDPEQIKQLLLNLVLNAIQATEGEGMVTLNSFVHGGNLCIEVRDQGKGISPEVRARIFEPFFTTRENGTGLGLAIAANIAGQHGGTLTCAPNVGHGAIFRVELPTASAPLHRPVEVA
- a CDS encoding sigma-54-dependent transcriptional regulator, with protein sequence MSNHVLVVDDDVSLRRVMKLQLEEAGYQVSVASDGEEAWRMLRESEPQLVITDLRMPTTGLELLSRITQAGLRTTVIVVTAFGTVETAVEAMKLGAYDYVTKPLDFDALVLVVHRAMERQNLIEEVQTLRSALDQRYGFEAIVGHSKGLLRVLDQAARVAQRDATVLIQGETGTGKELVARAIHHNSRRGKRPFTAINCGAIPRDLVESELFGYTKGAFTGAVANKEGRIESTNGGTLFLDEVGELPLEAQVKLLRVLQEGELAKLGATDPIKVDVRVIAATHRDLSAMVEDGTFREDLYYRLAVVPLRIPPLRERREDLPELIEVLFERARKRHAIEHLRLSPTVLQHLIAYHWPGNVRQLENVMERLVVLSTSEVISTEDLPPELTAPPRPAPFWLDLPEQGISLEALERDLIRRALEKFNGNQTQAARYLDISRRTLIYRMEKHGLAPESAAKEDL